A genomic stretch from Zeimonas sediminis includes:
- a CDS encoding heme biosynthesis HemY N-terminal domain-containing protein, with protein sequence MRRVVWLLIVVSAAVGIALLMRGSHGNVAILWPPYRVDLSVNLAVLILLAVFLLLHLLFGILSGALNLPGRVREYRERRQREKALQGLRDSLLAYLEGRFGRAERLARGALSDEALAGTASLVAARSAQRMSEPERRDRWLESARAVAAVEGARRMTEAEIALEDKRPEDALAAIAEVRVRGTRHIHALRLALRAHERLGNWTEVLEHVRQLERRNAIEAPAARVSRVRALRALLDGAGDDPESVRRVLDEIPAPEREIEEVALASVRALLRAGLHEAAAKIVERALAARFDPELVALWPDLTGIAGRKRIAHAEAWLQRWGEQQPLLLALGRLCVGEELWGKAEEFLLRAERKAPDAMVRALLGQMCEQLGRPEDAARWYRESALTAFGDEGVRLAPERRAELPPPETEDEQPPVLPLPGP encoded by the coding sequence ATGCGCCGCGTCGTCTGGCTCCTGATCGTCGTTTCCGCCGCGGTCGGCATCGCACTGCTGATGCGCGGCAGCCACGGCAATGTCGCGATCCTGTGGCCGCCTTACCGGGTCGACCTGTCGGTCAACCTTGCCGTGCTGATCCTGCTCGCCGTCTTCCTGCTGCTGCACCTTCTGTTCGGAATCCTGTCCGGCGCGCTGAACCTGCCCGGAAGAGTGCGGGAATACCGCGAGAGGCGGCAGCGCGAGAAGGCCCTGCAGGGCCTGCGCGACAGCCTGCTCGCCTACCTCGAGGGCCGGTTCGGACGAGCCGAGCGGCTCGCGCGCGGCGCCCTTTCCGACGAGGCGCTGGCCGGCACGGCATCCCTGGTCGCGGCGCGATCCGCGCAGCGGATGAGCGAGCCGGAGCGGCGCGACCGCTGGCTCGAGTCGGCTCGCGCGGTGGCCGCGGTCGAGGGCGCGCGCCGGATGACCGAGGCCGAGATCGCGCTCGAGGACAAGCGCCCCGAAGATGCTCTGGCGGCGATCGCCGAGGTCCGGGTCCGGGGCACGCGCCACATCCACGCCTTGCGGCTCGCGCTGCGCGCCCACGAACGGCTCGGCAACTGGACCGAGGTGCTCGAGCACGTTCGCCAGCTCGAGCGCCGCAACGCGATCGAGGCGCCGGCAGCCCGCGTGTCGCGGGTCAGGGCGTTGCGCGCGCTGCTCGACGGCGCCGGCGACGATCCCGAATCGGTGCGCCGCGTGCTCGACGAGATCCCCGCGCCCGAGCGCGAGATCGAGGAGGTCGCGCTGGCCTCGGTGCGCGCGCTGCTGCGCGCGGGCCTGCACGAAGCCGCAGCGAAGATCGTCGAACGGGCGCTCGCCGCGCGCTTCGATCCAGAGCTGGTCGCGCTGTGGCCCGACCTGACCGGCATTGCCGGACGCAAGCGGATCGCGCACGCGGAAGCCTGGCTGCAACGCTGGGGCGAGCAGCAGCCGCTGCTGCTGGCGCTCGGCCGGCTCTGCGTAGGCGAGGAGCTCTGGGGCAAGGCCGAGGAATTCCTGCTGCGTGCCGAGCGAAAGGCGCCCGACGCGATGGTCCGGGCGCTGCTCGGCCAGATGTGCGAGCAGCTCGGCCGCCCGGAAGACGCGGCCCGCTGGTACCGCGAGTCCGCGCTGACCGCCTTCGGCGACGAGGGGGTCCGCCTGGCGCCCGAGCGCCGCGCCGAACTCCCGCCCCCCGAAACCGAGGACGAACAGCCGCCGGTGCTGCCCCTGCCGGGGCCGTAG
- a CDS encoding uroporphyrinogen-III C-methyltransferase — MTENDQKPPSDSTSGADTVDTVAARESSAADAGRVASGVAGAAGASADEGRAVGPARGDSRGGRAGIVVGAIGILIALAVGAWSMQRFDRIEGEVARRLQSAEQKVISLDATLAQSRDLLRDLQNRNAVLESKLAETAGLQAQVEKLFRDRAEDSLDVTLAEAESGLTLAAQQLALGAETESVLAALQDIDARLARQSDARLAPVRVALARDIEKLRVHPASDVGRLALRIDALVAALDQLPLLSTVREPAGAARRVAGPEARQPGETGADGQAAAPEAQAAASQAPSAADRLGATLGAFGNELRELFRVRRIDSPEAVLVAPSEAYFLRQNLRLTLLNARLALLSRNASVYRSDLERARRWIESYYDGEHRNVIAVQNQLRQMLGAKLVLEPPRIDDSVAAVRLARTATR; from the coding sequence GTGACTGAGAACGATCAGAAGCCACCCTCCGACAGCACCAGCGGTGCCGACACGGTCGACACCGTAGCGGCGCGGGAAAGCTCCGCTGCGGATGCCGGCCGGGTGGCCTCCGGCGTCGCCGGAGCGGCCGGCGCGTCCGCCGACGAGGGCAGGGCGGTCGGCCCGGCGCGTGGCGACTCGCGAGGCGGGCGCGCCGGCATCGTCGTCGGTGCGATCGGAATCCTCATCGCGCTGGCGGTGGGCGCGTGGTCGATGCAGCGCTTCGACCGGATCGAGGGCGAGGTCGCGCGCAGGCTGCAGTCTGCCGAGCAGAAGGTGATCTCGCTCGACGCGACCCTCGCGCAGTCGCGCGACCTGCTGCGCGACCTGCAGAACCGCAACGCGGTCCTCGAGAGCAAGCTGGCCGAGACTGCCGGCCTGCAGGCGCAGGTCGAGAAGCTGTTCCGCGACCGCGCCGAGGACTCGCTCGACGTGACGCTGGCCGAAGCCGAGTCCGGCCTCACGCTCGCCGCGCAGCAGCTCGCGCTGGGCGCCGAGACCGAGTCGGTGCTGGCCGCGCTGCAGGACATCGACGCGCGCCTCGCGCGACAGAGCGACGCCCGGCTCGCGCCGGTGCGCGTGGCGCTGGCCCGCGACATCGAGAAGCTGCGGGTGCACCCGGCCAGCGACGTCGGGCGCCTGGCGCTGCGCATCGACGCGTTGGTCGCCGCGCTCGACCAGTTGCCGCTGCTGTCGACCGTCCGCGAGCCCGCCGGCGCGGCGCGCCGGGTGGCCGGGCCAGAAGCGCGGCAGCCGGGCGAGACCGGCGCCGACGGTCAGGCCGCTGCCCCCGAGGCCCAGGCCGCCGCTTCCCAGGCGCCGTCCGCTGCCGACCGGCTCGGCGCAACCCTGGGCGCATTCGGCAACGAGCTGCGCGAGCTCTTCCGGGTCCGCCGCATCGATTCTCCCGAGGCGGTGCTGGTCGCGCCGTCCGAAGCCTATTTCCTGCGCCAGAACCTTCGCCTGACCCTGCTCAACGCACGGCTCGCGCTGCTCTCGCGCAACGCGTCGGTCTACCGCTCCGATCTCGAGCGCGCGCGCCGCTGGATCGAGTCCTACTACGACGGCGAGCACCGCAACGTGATCGCGGTGCAGAACCAGTTGCGCCAGATGCTCGGCGCGAAGCTCGTGCTCGAGCCGCCTCGCATCGACGACAGCGTCGCTGCGGTGCGCCTGGCGCGCACTGCCACTCGCTGA
- a CDS encoding uroporphyrinogen-III synthase, translated as MARIVLTLPEPRASAWATALRALGHEALVLSFVALRPASSEPSAAALLARAEGFDRVVLVSPTAVEVFADSLPDGWPAGLAPAVVGPGSLAALAARGLDRHPGLLVPPGPEFDADALLALPELAAPLDAAILVVRAQAGNPRLERELAARGARIEVLEAYRRERLEAAPEALARLAGWLAEPAAAWPRLLVTTTDAAERLAELADGSARLAGLRALDALAIHPRIAAKLRETGWRSVATIGPGFDACRAAIESADGATESPAARAQRSGTERD; from the coding sequence GTGGCTCGGATCGTCCTGACCCTTCCCGAGCCGCGCGCGAGCGCCTGGGCGACTGCGCTGCGCGCGCTGGGGCACGAAGCGCTGGTGCTTTCCTTCGTCGCGCTGCGGCCCGCGTCTTCGGAACCGTCGGCCGCCGCGCTGCTGGCTCGCGCGGAAGGTTTCGATCGGGTCGTGCTGGTCAGTCCCACCGCGGTCGAGGTCTTCGCCGACTCGCTTCCGGACGGCTGGCCCGCAGGCCTCGCGCCCGCGGTCGTCGGTCCGGGCAGCCTCGCGGCACTGGCCGCGCGCGGCCTCGACCGGCATCCGGGCCTGCTGGTCCCGCCCGGGCCGGAGTTCGACGCCGACGCGCTGCTCGCGCTGCCGGAGCTCGCCGCGCCGCTCGACGCGGCGATCCTGGTCGTGCGCGCTCAGGCGGGCAACCCGCGCCTGGAACGCGAACTTGCCGCGCGGGGCGCCCGGATCGAGGTCCTCGAGGCCTATCGGCGCGAGCGGCTCGAAGCGGCGCCCGAGGCGCTGGCGAGGCTGGCTGGCTGGCTGGCCGAGCCGGCAGCGGCCTGGCCGCGCCTGCTGGTCACCACCACCGATGCCGCCGAGCGCCTGGCCGAGCTTGCCGACGGATCGGCTCGCCTGGCGGGCCTGCGCGCGCTGGATGCGCTGGCGATCCACCCGAGGATCGCCGCGAAGCTGCGCGAAACCGGCTGGCGATCGGTGGCCACGATCGGCCCCGGCTTCGACGCATGCCGTGCCGCGATAGAATCGGCGGACGGCGCGACAGAATCTCCTGCAGCCCGTGCGCAGCGCAGTGGAACCGAACGTGACTGA
- the hemC gene encoding hydroxymethylbilane synthase, protein MSGIPHGSPKRLVIASRESRLAMWQAEHVRDRLLALYPDCEVSILGMTTLGDRVLDRALNEIGGKGLFIKELEVALLEGRADLAVHSLKDVPMELAPQFALPVIMPREDPRDAFVSGRFASLESMPAGARVGTSSLRRAAQVRHRFPGLEVLPLRGNVNTRLAKLDAGQYDAIILAAAGLKRLGLAERIRAIIPPDLSLPAAGQGALGIETLAGRNELAAWLAPLADPTTAAEVAAERAVSRVLGGSCRVPLAAWCVSEAGGGLKLVARVAAEDGSGMAEAVERSAGADLASAERIGEAAARSLLDQGAARWLGSS, encoded by the coding sequence ATGTCCGGCATCCCGCACGGCTCGCCGAAGCGGCTGGTCATCGCGTCGCGCGAGAGCCGCCTGGCGATGTGGCAGGCCGAGCACGTGCGCGACCGGCTGCTGGCGCTGTACCCGGACTGCGAGGTCTCGATCCTCGGCATGACCACGCTCGGCGACCGGGTGCTCGACCGGGCGCTCAACGAGATCGGCGGCAAGGGGCTGTTCATCAAGGAGCTCGAGGTGGCCCTGCTCGAGGGCCGGGCCGACCTCGCGGTGCACTCGCTGAAGGACGTGCCGATGGAGCTGGCGCCGCAGTTCGCGCTGCCGGTGATCATGCCGCGCGAGGATCCGCGCGACGCCTTCGTGTCCGGGCGCTTCGCCTCGCTCGAGTCGATGCCGGCGGGGGCGCGGGTCGGCACCTCGAGCCTGCGCCGGGCGGCCCAGGTCCGCCATCGCTTCCCGGGCCTCGAGGTGCTGCCGCTTCGCGGCAACGTCAACACGCGCCTGGCCAAGCTCGATGCCGGACAGTACGACGCGATCATCCTGGCCGCCGCGGGGCTCAAGCGGCTCGGGCTGGCCGAGCGGATCCGCGCGATCATCCCGCCCGACCTCAGCCTTCCCGCGGCAGGGCAGGGAGCGCTCGGCATCGAGACCCTCGCCGGGCGCAACGAGCTCGCGGCCTGGCTGGCGCCGCTGGCCGACCCGACGACCGCCGCCGAAGTCGCGGCCGAACGCGCGGTCTCGCGGGTGCTCGGAGGCAGCTGCCGCGTGCCGCTCGCGGCCTGGTGCGTCAGCGAAGCCGGCGGCGGCCTCAAGCTGGTGGCAAGGGTCGCCGCCGAGGACGGCAGCGGCATGGCCGAGGCGGTCGAGCGAAGCGCCGGCGCCGACCTCGCGTCGGCCGAGCGGATCGGAGAGGCGGCCGCCCGCAGCCTGCTCGACCAGGGCGCCGCCCGGTGGCTCGGATCGTCCTGA
- a CDS encoding LytR/AlgR family response regulator transcription factor, translating into MSDAPSILIVDDEPVARSRLRELLADLAPEFPHRIVGEAPNAPEALSQIEVAQPQIVLLDIQMPGMTGIELARHISARAQSAESPRQMPLIIFVTAYDEFAVDAFEVRAIDYLLKPVRAERLGQALRRALTRLPSEHAQQIDELAAATNTRRRHLSVHERGRVILVPLEQVIYLKAELKYITVRTKEREYLIEESLTGLEEEFSDRFVRIHRNALVARPSIAGFERVQPQGEAEGGDPYWQVVLRDVTERLPVSRRQWSIVKSLVG; encoded by the coding sequence ATGTCAGACGCACCTTCGATCCTGATCGTTGACGACGAACCGGTCGCCCGCTCGCGGCTTCGCGAGCTGCTGGCCGACCTGGCCCCCGAATTCCCGCACCGGATCGTCGGCGAGGCGCCCAACGCGCCCGAGGCGCTCTCGCAGATCGAGGTCGCGCAGCCCCAGATCGTGCTGCTCGACATCCAGATGCCGGGCATGACCGGGATCGAGCTGGCTCGCCACATCTCGGCGCGCGCGCAGTCGGCCGAGTCGCCCAGGCAGATGCCGCTGATCATCTTCGTGACCGCCTACGACGAGTTCGCGGTCGACGCCTTCGAGGTGCGGGCGATCGACTACCTGCTCAAGCCCGTGCGCGCCGAGCGGCTCGGCCAGGCGCTTCGCCGCGCGCTCACTCGCCTGCCGAGCGAGCACGCGCAGCAGATCGACGAGCTGGCGGCCGCCACCAACACCCGCCGCCGCCACCTGTCGGTGCACGAGCGCGGCCGCGTGATCCTCGTGCCGCTCGAGCAGGTCATCTACCTGAAGGCCGAGCTGAAGTACATCACGGTGCGCACGAAGGAGCGCGAGTACCTGATCGAGGAGTCGCTGACCGGCCTGGAGGAGGAGTTCAGCGACCGCTTCGTGCGCATCCACCGCAACGCGCTGGTCGCGCGCCCCTCCATCGCCGGTTTCGAGCGGGTCCAGCCGCAGGGCGAGGCCGAAGGCGGCGACCCGTACTGGCAGGTCGTGCTGCGCGACGTGACCGAGCGCCTTCCGGTGAGCCGCAGGCAGTGGTCGATCGTCAAGAGCCTGGTCGGTTGA
- a CDS encoding sensor histidine kinase, producing MNDAQPPAPRRRRLTDGAALPVLPDCCNLGTVARVLLPLNVAVVLAAPLIAQDPGSAPDVALRAASVVNPVALLSLLVFCVARRIVNGWPRPAQWAAALSVPSVLAFLVALLVGWIYSSTPMASSLLERALFAVPLAAAATWLIAEFLRLRLVSLQPSQAEGRLQALQARIRPHFLFNSLNTVIGLMRSDARQAERTLENLADLFRVFMKDSRELVPLDDEVLLCKEYLTIEKLRLTDRLEVRWDLGEMPGDALLPSLLLQPLVENAVHHGIEPRTSPGEVRIAISRSGDRVRVEIANPLAEAPPVRSGNHMALSNVRERLALTFDVEGQLETQEDDGQFRVVVQFPYRKERRRRDVRRTFDPDR from the coding sequence ATGAACGATGCGCAGCCGCCGGCCCCACGACGCCGGCGACTGACCGACGGCGCCGCCTTGCCGGTCCTGCCGGACTGCTGCAACCTCGGCACCGTGGCGCGGGTGCTGCTGCCGCTGAACGTCGCGGTGGTGCTGGCGGCCCCGCTGATCGCCCAGGATCCCGGCTCGGCGCCCGACGTCGCGCTGCGCGCCGCATCGGTGGTCAACCCGGTCGCGTTGCTGTCGCTGCTCGTCTTCTGTGTCGCGCGCCGCATCGTCAACGGCTGGCCGCGCCCCGCGCAGTGGGCGGCCGCGCTGTCGGTGCCTTCGGTGCTGGCCTTCCTGGTCGCGCTGCTGGTCGGCTGGATCTACTCGAGCACTCCGATGGCCTCGTCCCTGCTCGAGCGCGCGCTCTTCGCGGTGCCGCTCGCTGCGGCGGCCACCTGGCTGATCGCCGAGTTCCTGCGGCTGCGGCTGGTTTCGCTGCAGCCCTCGCAGGCCGAGGGGCGCCTCCAGGCGCTCCAGGCGAGGATCCGGCCGCACTTCCTGTTCAACAGCCTGAACACGGTCATCGGCCTGATGCGCAGCGATGCGCGCCAGGCCGAGCGCACGCTGGAGAACCTCGCCGACCTGTTCCGCGTCTTCATGAAGGACAGCCGCGAGCTGGTGCCGCTCGACGACGAGGTGCTCCTGTGCAAGGAGTACCTGACGATCGAGAAGCTGCGGCTCACCGACCGCCTCGAGGTCCGCTGGGACCTCGGCGAGATGCCCGGCGATGCGCTGCTGCCGTCGCTGCTGCTGCAGCCGCTGGTCGAGAACGCGGTCCACCACGGCATCGAGCCGCGCACCTCGCCCGGCGAGGTCCGCATCGCGATCTCCAGGAGCGGCGACCGGGTGCGCGTCGAGATCGCCAATCCGCTGGCCGAAGCGCCGCCGGTCCGTTCCGGCAACCACATGGCGCTGTCCAACGTGCGCGAACGCCTCGCGCTGACCTTCGACGTCGAGGGGCAGCTCGAGACCCAGGAGGACGACGGGCAATTCCGGGTCGTCGTCCAGTTCCCCTACCGCAAAGAGAGAAGACGCCGAGATGTCAGACGCACCTTCGATCCTGATCGTTGA
- the argH gene encoding argininosuccinate lyase, with protein sequence MTDQFARKSEAWSARFSEPVSELVKRYTASVGFDKRLAMADIDGSLAHAAMLESAGLLSADDLAAIRGGMEKIRGEIASGAFEWSIDLEDVHLNIEKRLTELVGDAGKRLHTARSRNDQVATDIRLWLRGTIDDIVAALEALQRALLAKAGEHADTIMPGFTHLQVAQPVTFGHHLLAYVEMFARDAERMLDCRKRVNRLPLGAAALAGTSYPIDREFVARQLGFDGLCENSLDAVSDRDFAIEFCAAAALVMTHVSRLSEELILWMSPRVGFIDLADRFCTGSSIMPQKKNPDVPELARGKTGRVNGHLVGLLTLMKGQPLAYNKDNQEDKEPLFDTADTLLETLRIFADMSGGITVRAERMRQAAAEGFSTATDLADYLVRKGLPFRDAHEAVARAVRAAADRGVDLADLSLDELRAFSPLVAGDVFDALTLEGSVGARNHRGGTAPEQVRAAIARHLARLGAPL encoded by the coding sequence ATGACAGATCAATTCGCCAGGAAATCCGAGGCCTGGTCCGCGCGCTTTTCCGAGCCGGTCAGCGAGCTCGTCAAGCGCTACACCGCGTCGGTCGGCTTCGACAAGCGGCTCGCGATGGCCGACATCGACGGATCGCTCGCCCATGCGGCGATGCTCGAATCGGCGGGCCTGCTGTCGGCGGACGACCTGGCGGCGATCCGCGGCGGCATGGAGAAGATCCGCGGCGAGATCGCCTCCGGCGCCTTCGAATGGTCGATCGACCTGGAAGACGTCCACCTGAACATCGAGAAGCGGCTGACCGAGCTGGTCGGCGACGCGGGCAAGCGGCTGCACACCGCCCGCTCGCGCAACGACCAGGTGGCCACCGACATCCGGCTCTGGTTGCGCGGCACGATCGACGACATCGTGGCGGCGCTCGAGGCGCTGCAGCGGGCGCTGCTCGCGAAGGCCGGCGAGCACGCCGACACGATCATGCCGGGCTTCACCCACCTGCAGGTCGCGCAACCCGTCACCTTCGGTCACCACCTGCTCGCCTACGTCGAGATGTTCGCGCGCGACGCCGAGCGCATGCTCGACTGCCGCAAGCGGGTCAACCGGCTGCCGCTGGGCGCGGCCGCGCTGGCCGGCACCAGCTATCCGATCGACCGCGAGTTCGTCGCTCGCCAGCTCGGTTTCGACGGCCTGTGCGAGAACTCGCTCGACGCCGTTTCCGACCGCGACTTCGCGATCGAGTTCTGCGCCGCCGCGGCGCTGGTCATGACCCACGTCTCCCGGCTCTCCGAGGAGCTGATCCTCTGGATGTCGCCGCGGGTGGGCTTCATCGACCTGGCCGACCGCTTCTGCACCGGCTCCTCGATCATGCCGCAGAAGAAGAACCCCGACGTGCCCGAGCTCGCGCGCGGAAAGACCGGCCGGGTCAACGGCCACCTGGTCGGCCTGCTCACCTTGATGAAGGGGCAGCCGCTCGCCTACAACAAGGACAACCAGGAAGACAAGGAACCGCTGTTCGACACGGCCGACACGCTGCTCGAGACGCTGCGCATCTTCGCCGACATGAGCGGCGGGATCACGGTGCGGGCCGAGCGCATGCGGCAGGCGGCCGCGGAGGGTTTTTCCACGGCCACCGACCTGGCCGACTACCTGGTCCGCAAGGGCCTGCCCTTTCGCGACGCGCACGAAGCGGTCGCCCGCGCGGTGCGTGCGGCGGCCGACCGGGGCGTGGACCTCGCCGACCTGTCGCTCGACGAGTTGCGCGCGTTCTCGCCGCTGGTCGCCGGCGACGTCTTCGACGCGCTCACGCTCGAGGGCTCGGTCGGGGCGCGGAACCACCGCGGCGGCACCGCGCCGGAACAGGTCCGGGCGGCGATCGCACGCCATCTCGCACGCCTCGGGGCGCCGCTATAA
- a CDS encoding hemolysin family protein: MEILILLGLIVLNGLFAMSEIALVTARKARLQKLADDGDRSAVLAMSLGEDPNRFLSTIQIGITSIGILNGIVGEAALAAPFADWMETLGASQPWSDYAATALVVIVVTYVSIVVGELVPKRLGQFSPEGIARVVARPMTLLAIASQPFVRLLSVSTELLLKLMGANRVAGPSVTEEEIHAMLAEGSQSGVIEQSEHAMVRNVFRLDDRQISSLMVPRPDIVWLDVTDPIEENLAKVADTVHSRFPVCEGGMHEVLGFIHTKQLLSRSLTGQPFDLKAGLQPPLFVPETLTGMELLENFRSSNAHIALVIDEFGEIQGLITLQDLLEAITGEFGAPDEETSWAVRREDGSWLLDGLIPIPELKDRLELRSVPDEDRARYQALSGMMMLMLGRMPQTGDTVVWENWRFEIVDMDGKRIDKVLATPVAVEPAELPAGAEGE; the protein is encoded by the coding sequence ATCGAGATCCTGATCCTTCTCGGGCTCATCGTCCTGAACGGCCTGTTCGCGATGTCCGAGATCGCGCTGGTCACGGCGCGCAAGGCGCGGCTCCAGAAGCTCGCCGACGACGGCGACCGCTCCGCCGTCCTGGCCATGTCGCTGGGCGAGGACCCCAACCGATTCCTGTCGACGATCCAGATCGGGATCACCTCGATCGGCATCCTGAACGGCATCGTCGGCGAGGCCGCCCTGGCCGCGCCTTTCGCCGACTGGATGGAAACGCTCGGCGCCAGCCAACCGTGGTCCGACTATGCCGCCACTGCCCTGGTGGTGATCGTCGTCACCTACGTGTCGATCGTGGTGGGCGAACTGGTCCCGAAGCGGCTCGGCCAGTTCAGCCCCGAGGGCATTGCCCGGGTCGTCGCGCGCCCGATGACATTGCTGGCGATCGCATCGCAGCCTTTCGTGCGCCTGCTGTCGGTCTCGACCGAGCTGCTGCTCAAGCTGATGGGCGCGAACCGCGTGGCCGGCCCCTCGGTCACCGAGGAGGAGATCCACGCGATGCTGGCCGAGGGCTCGCAGAGCGGCGTGATCGAGCAGAGCGAGCACGCGATGGTGCGCAACGTGTTCCGGCTCGACGACCGCCAGATCTCCTCGCTGATGGTGCCCAGGCCGGACATCGTGTGGCTCGATGTGACCGACCCGATCGAGGAGAACCTGGCCAAGGTCGCCGACACGGTGCACTCGCGCTTCCCGGTCTGCGAAGGCGGCATGCACGAGGTGCTCGGCTTCATCCACACCAAGCAGCTGCTGTCGCGCTCGCTGACCGGCCAGCCCTTCGACCTGAAGGCCGGCCTGCAGCCGCCGCTCTTCGTGCCGGAGACCCTGACCGGCATGGAGCTGCTCGAGAACTTCCGCAGCTCGAACGCGCACATCGCGCTGGTGATCGACGAGTTCGGCGAGATCCAGGGCCTGATCACGCTGCAGGACCTGCTCGAGGCGATCACCGGCGAATTCGGCGCGCCCGACGAGGAAACCAGCTGGGCGGTGCGCCGCGAGGACGGCTCCTGGCTGCTCGACGGGCTGATCCCGATTCCCGAGCTGAAGGACCGCCTCGAACTGCGCAGCGTGCCCGACGAGGACCGCGCGCGCTACCAGGCGCTCAGCGGCATGATGATGCTGATGCTGGGCCGGATGCCGCAGACCGGCGACACGGTCGTCTGGGAGAACTGGCGCTTCGAGATCGTCGACATGGACGGCAAGCGGATCGACAAGGTCCTGGCCACGCCGGTCGCCGTCGAGCCGGCCGAACTTCCCGCCGGGGCCGAAGGCGAATGA